CCAAATCCGATTCCGACAACAGCTCTTCGACTTTGTCGTGAAGGCTTGCCTCGTCCGCCGCCTTATAGACTCCGAGCGAAAACGAGCTGTCGGGCTTTTTCAGAATGCACGGAAGACCTATTTTCGGAATGATGTCTTCGACATTGGCCTTGTGCACAATCAATGTCTTCGGGATGCGCACCCGGTGCAGATCGAGCAGTTCCGTCAAATACACTTTGTTGCCGCATTTGACGATAGAATCCGGATCGTCGATGACCACCATTCCCTCCGCAAATGCCCTGCGCGACCAACGGTAGGTGTGGTGATCAACAAGCGTCGTCTCGCGTATGAACAAGGCATCGTACTGCGGCAACGAACCGTAATCGTCTTTCTCCAGCAACTCCGCGTCCATGTCGAGTTCCCGCGCCGCCTTGATGAACTTGTTCAGCGCGCGTTCGTTCGAAGGCGGATCGGATTCTGTTGTGCTGTGGAGAATCGCGATGTCATAGCGCGATTGCGTACGCCATGTCGTTCCAGCACGATACCGACGGAAATAGTCCGTCGCGAGTTCGATGACGAACGGATGATGCGTCTCCGGAATCTCGTTAGCGGAAATAACGCGCAAACTGCGCAACTGCCACCCTTCATCTTCCGTGTGCACGAAGTTGGCGCGCATTAGCGGACACTGGAACAAACGGAAAATGTACCCGGCCAACTTATCGTAACGCTTGGCCACGTTGCGCCCGAAATAGATGCTCAGCGTGAATTCGTGGGAGTGAATGTGCTTCAGACTGTTCTGAATCAGCTCGTCCAGTTCGTCCGATGCCAGCCGGATGATGGCTGCCGTCTTGATGTCCTGAATCGTTTCGATGCTCGGCAGGGGCTTGTGCCCTCGCGCCGTCGCCAACAACGACACGTAGTACCCCGTGCTCTGATACCGGTACGTCCGGCACAGATTGAACACCCGCGCGCCCCGCAAGCGGTAGTACTTGGGGTCGGTCAGATAATCCCGCGCGGCAACGACTTCGCATCCCGAAATCTTCAGGGGCCAATTGCGGGGTTTGTTAACGACTATAAGAACCGACATTCAGCTCTTGTTGGCCTTTGGCTCGATGAGCAGCAAGTTTCCGTCGTAGGTCAGGACGCCCAGCAAGATAGCGCACAGCACCCGATCAATACTAACCGAATAGAAGTGATCCTTCGCAAACGGATTTGGTTCCAACGGATCGGCCACCAGCACTTCTCTGTGATCCGAATCGTACCCGCACAGGACCACAAAATGCCCTTGGGGATCCCCGCGAATATCGTCCCACTCGTTCTTCGGCCCGTATTCGCGCGGACACTGGTACAAATACGTCGAACTCAATCCCGTCAACACCGGTGTCGATTGAGTGAGGATTCGCTCCAGAAGGCTTACCGTCAGCTCCTCAAAGAGGACGCGCCCTCCAAGCTTCAATACATCGATGTACGCGCGCACCGCCTTCTTGCGCTTCTCCGAGCGCGAGTAATGCAGCCGGCTCTCCAACTTGTCAATCAGAGCGACCGGCGGAAGCGACTGCCACGTCGGATCGAATATGCGCAGGTTGTACGAATAGAGCGACACATCGTACCCCCGGCGCAACGCATGACCCGCCAACAGCGATGCCAGCGTGCCGCCTTCTTCCAGGCTGGGAGTCTCTTTGATGACCTGGTCGAGCTCTATATCGTCCCCAAAATAATGATATACAGCATGCAGACATGTCGGTCCGCATGTTGTGTCGTCGGGCTGCGGAAGTATTTCAAGATGCGTCGCGCTGTTCATCGCCTGATTCAGATATGTGTTCCATCCAAGTTATGCCACGCGATGGTGCGCACGGCCTAAGACAACTTGCTCCGTGGCCGGATCGAAATAAAGCGTGCGGCCTTGCTTGAATGCCTCGACCCCCATCCCGATAGCCACCATCGTCCTGTAAGACATCTCTTCATCACACACGCACTTCTCGCGCGTACGGATGCATCGAACCCAATTGTCGAAGTGCTCTTCCCGTTCGCCCGCGGGGAGCTCGATGCCCCGTTCCTGGCCAAACCGCGCTTGCACGTCCTTGCGAAATTCGTACTCGGCCTCGATGGTAAGGCCGCTTTCGGCTACGTACATCGTCGCCTCACGCCCACGAATGACCGCCGGCAACTCCCCTGCGCTTGCTGCCGACGACGCAAGAACCACCGTGCGGCTGTTGGGAAACTCGCAAGTTACCACAAACGAGTCCGGCGCCTCGCGACCATCCTGCGCATACACACCGCCCGCCGCCGACACGCGAACCGGGAACTCCGCCCCGAGGGCGACCATCAAACCGGCCAGCTTCTCGTAATGCTGATCGGTCGCGACGCCGCCGCTGTAGTCCCAATACTTGCGCCATCCCAAATATCGGTCTTCGGTGAATGGGCGCTTCTCCGCGGAACCCACGAATGCGTCCCAATCCAAAGTCGCCGGAGTCACATCGCGGAAATCCTGCGCTACCTGCGCCTGCGCCGCGCGTGGACGGTAATTCTCCTGACTCCACAGAATCGGTCCCAGCTTCCCCGACGCAACAATCTCATGCGCCGCATGCCACTGAGGCTCCGATGCCGATTGCGACCCGATCTGCACAACACGTTTTGTGGTGGCTGCGGCGTCCCTGAACGCCCTGGCCTCCTCGATGCTGTGCGCCATTGGCTTTTCGCAGTACACGTCCTTGCCTGACTGCATCGCCGCAATCGCGATAGGCGCATGCCAATGATCTGGCGTTGCGATTACGACCGCATCGATATCCGGACGTTCAACGAGATCCTGCCAGCGATGCAGCAGTTCTCCGCCGCTCGCGGCTTGTGCGCGCAGCTTGCGCGGCTCGAAGATGTCGCACACCGCCGCCACGCGGACGTTCAGCGACGCGCTCTTGGCCGTCGCTTCGCGAAGCAACTGCATACCGCGGTTGCCCATCCCAATGATGCCCAAGCGTATCCGGTCATTCGCGCCCAATGTGCGCGCGGCGGCCCTCGGCGCGCCTGCCGCAACACCCGCCGCCAACGCCGCCGAAAGCGAGATGAACTTCCGTCGCGTGATTCCGGTTTGCTTCATCGTATCCTCTACCAGACAACCGCACTCGGTCGCCGCCGACCTGTTTACTGCACGTAGTCAATCAACCCATCGGACCCATAGGTCCCATACGACCCATAGAGTCTTCTACTTACTTCTTAGCCGGAAGCGTCTTAATCCGCAGATTACGGAACTCCACCGAATCCGAATGGCTCTGCAGACCGATATACCCCTTTGCCGGGCGGTTATCTGCAGGCTTCTGCCATTCCTCTTTTACGGTGTCCTTCGTGAAGTCAGTGACCTTCACGTCATAGACTTCCTGGCCATTAAGGATGGTCTTGATTCGTGGGCCGTCGGCCATGACTTCAACCGTATTCCATTCGCCAAACGGTTTGTCGGCTTCCACCTTCACCGGTTGCACCGCGTACAACGAACACGCCCGCTGATACGGCGTCGGCCAACCAGGACGCAGCACCTGAATCTCAA
This portion of the Candidatus Hydrogenedentota bacterium genome encodes:
- a CDS encoding RimK family protein, whose translation is MSVLIVVNKPRNWPLKISGCEVVAARDYLTDPKYYRLRGARVFNLCRTYRYQSTGYYVSLLATARGHKPLPSIETIQDIKTAAIIRLASDELDELIQNSLKHIHSHEFTLSIYFGRNVAKRYDKLAGYIFRLFQCPLMRANFVHTEDEGWQLRSLRVISANEIPETHHPFVIELATDYFRRYRAGTTWRTQSRYDIAILHSTTESDPPSNERALNKFIKAARELDMDAELLEKDDYGSLPQYDALFIRETTLVDHHTYRWSRRAFAEGMVVIDDPDSIVKCGNKVYLTELLDLHRVRIPKTLIVHKANVEDIIPKIGLPCILKKPDSSFSLGVYKAADEASLHDKVEELLSESDLVLAQEFLPTPYDWRVGILDGKPLYVCRYYMAENHWQIQRTDQVGKKHYGKVDTLPVSEAPAQVVSTALRAAKLIGNGFYGVDLKESGRRTYVIEVNDNPSVEAGFEDRVLKDELYLKVMEVFLRRLEKLTEARPEK
- a CDS encoding C39 family peptidase; protein product: MNSATHLEILPQPDDTTCGPTCLHAVYHYFGDDIELDQVIKETPSLEEGGTLASLLAGHALRRGYDVSLYSYNLRIFDPTWQSLPPVALIDKLESRLHYSRSEKRKKAVRAYIDVLKLGGRVLFEELTVSLLERILTQSTPVLTGLSSTYLYQCPREYGPKNEWDDIRGDPQGHFVVLCGYDSDHREVLVADPLEPNPFAKDHFYSVSIDRVLCAILLGVLTYDGNLLLIEPKANKS
- a CDS encoding Gfo/Idh/MocA family oxidoreductase codes for the protein MKQTGITRRKFISLSAALAAGVAAGAPRAAARTLGANDRIRLGIIGMGNRGMQLLREATAKSASLNVRVAAVCDIFEPRKLRAQAASGGELLHRWQDLVERPDIDAVVIATPDHWHAPIAIAAMQSGKDVYCEKPMAHSIEEARAFRDAAATTKRVVQIGSQSASEPQWHAAHEIVASGKLGPILWSQENYRPRAAQAQVAQDFRDVTPATLDWDAFVGSAEKRPFTEDRYLGWRKYWDYSGGVATDQHYEKLAGLMVALGAEFPVRVSAAGGVYAQDGREAPDSFVVTCEFPNSRTVVLASSAASAGELPAVIRGREATMYVAESGLTIEAEYEFRKDVQARFGQERGIELPAGEREEHFDNWVRCIRTREKCVCDEEMSYRTMVAIGMGVEAFKQGRTLYFDPATEQVVLGRAHHRVA